In Mycolicibacterium nivoides, the DNA window ACATCATGAGCGATTCCGGCACGACCAACTACGACACAGTCGACTACTTCACCGACCAATCGCTGGTTCCCGACCCGCACCCGTACTTCGATCACCTGCGCAGCAAGTGTCCGGTCGTGAAGGAACCGAACTACGGCGTCCTGGCGATCACCGGGTTCGAAGAAGCCACCACTGTCCTCAAGGACACCGAGCTGTTCTCGTCGTGCATCGCCGTGGCCGGCCCGTTCCCGCCGCTGCCGTTCACCCCCGAAGGTTCGGACATCACCGAGCAGATTGCGGAGCACCGGCCCCAGATGCCGATGTTCGAGCACATGGTGACGATGGACCCTCCTGACCACACCAACGCCCGTTCCCTGCTCAATCGGCTGCTGACACCGCGCCGGTTGAAGGAGAACGAAGACTTCATGTGGCGGCTGGCAGATCAGTGCCTCGACGATTTCATCGCCGACGGCAAGTGTGAGTTCCTCAGCGCCTACGCGAAGCCCTTCTCGCTCCTGGTGATCGCCGACATGCTGGGCGTACCGGAAGAAGACCACGAGGAGTTCCGGACGGTGCTGGGCGCGCCCCGGCCGGGTGCTCAGGTCGGCTCCCTCGACGGCGACCTCGTTTCCAGCAATCCGTTGGAATGGCTCGACGAGAAGTTCATCAGCTACCTGGAGGACCGCCGGAAAGAACCCCGCGACGATGTGCTGACGGCGCTCGCCACGGCGAACTACCCGGACGGTTCCGTACCGCCCGTCATCGAGGTGGTTCGATCCGCGACCTTCCTCTTCGCCGCCGGCCAGGAGACCACCACCAAGCTGCTCTCCGCGTCGCTGCGGGTGCTCGGCGACCGTCCGGACATTCAGCAGGCCCTGCGCGACGACCGCAGCCGCATCCCGACCTTCGTCGAGGAAGCCCTGCGGATGGACGCACCGGTCAAGAGCCAGTTCCGGTTGGCCAAGAAGGACACCAAGCTCGGTGATGTCGACGTGCCTGCCGGCACCACGCTCATGGTGTGCCCCGGCGCGGTGAACCGCGACCCGGTCCGCTTCGAAGATCCGCACACCTTCAGCCTGGATCGCAAGAACGTCCGCGAGCACATCGCATTCGGCCGCGGTGTGCACAGCTGCCCGGGCGGCCCACTGGCCCGCGTCGAGGGCCGGGTGTCGCTGGAGCGGATCCTGGACCGGATGGCTGAGATCGGCATCGACGAGGAGTTCCACGGGCCCGCCGACGATCGTCGCTACAACTACGAGCCGACGTTCATCCTGCGCGGCCTGACCGATCTGCACATCACGTTCAAGCCGGTGCGCTGACGCGATCGCCAGACAGACGAATCCGCGTATCTCGTCTCCGCCGTATTTGCTATTCTCCGATTGCGAGAATCACAATCTCACTGGCGAAGACGAGATTCCGGTTTCGGCACGGTGAAGCCTGATCTCGTTCTATAGTCAGCCGACCAGTGCCGATCCGTGGAGGTGTGCCTGTGAAGTCCAGCTTGATCCGTGTGGCGATGAGCGCCGCGCTCGGGTTGGGGACAGCAATCGCAATGGCACCACCGTCGCAGGCCATGTTTTTCGGCAACTACAGCCTCAACATGCCGGACCGCAGGGACTTCCACACGTGGTTGTGGTCGGCGATCACGCCGTGCCGCGAACCCGGATCCGACTTCAGGCAGAAGGACTGCGTCACCATCATGACCATCCCGCAGCCGGTCGCCAAGGCGGTCTCCAACCGTGGTGACGCGAGGCTGGTCGACGGTCGCTACACCTTGACGATCGATGAGTTCTACGGCCTGCGGTGCGGGGACATCTACTACGGGCCGACCATCCCGACCCACGACGTCTACACGTGGGACGCGAACACACTCACAGGCGAGATGGTCTCCACCTTCGATGCCGGCTGCGACGGCGCTCCCGGCGGCTCCTTCACCTACCCGTTCAGCCTGACGAGGATGTGATCGATGCGCTACCCGACGAGCCGAGCCCTGACCATCGCGACGGCCGCCACCCTGGCGGCCGTCGCAATCGCCACGGCCGCACCGGCATTCGCCGATGATCCGGAACCGGTCGGTCCGCCCCTGCACCACGTGCAGTACACCGTGACCGCTGATGCGCCGTACTGGGCGCACATCTACTACCGCGACACCGATCCCGTGCAGTTCTCGGACTACAGCCACAATCCGTACGAATTCAGCCCGCGGGCCGACGTGGACATCGCGCCGGACAAGCCATGGGTATTCGATGCCATGCTCGCCGATCCCGATCTGTGGGCCATGGTCCTCGTGCAGAGCGGTGAGTCGCCCAACTTTCCGACCCCCGGGTTCAACTGCAAGCTGGCAGTCGACGGTGTGGTGGTGAAGACCAGCAGCGGCCCCAAGGGCGCACTGTGCTCGATCCGGAACTGGTAGGCCTCGGTTCCACAACCTAAACGTCAAAATGCCTGAGGGTGACGCGATTCGCGTCGCCCTCAGGCATTTTCAAACATTTGACTCAGGCGGTCGGATCAGGCGTCGCCGCGGAGCCAGCGCTGCTCGCCGTTCATCGGAACACAGCTCAGGAACAACCCGTCCGGGGCCTGGGCCACCGAATCCAGCTCATTGATGCACAGGCTGTTCTCGTCGCGGATCCCCACCATGGGTGGCGACCGGAACCACCGCGGCTCATAACGCCGCGGCGAGCCGCAGAACACCAGGCGTCCCCATCCGTTGCGCGCGTCGACCCCGAACACGTAGTAGGAGGTGTTGTCGCACGGAGCGCCGAGTACCGCGTTCGGGTTGATACCCGGCGTGCAGAAAGCGTCATTACATGTCTGCGGTCCCGCGTTTGCCTGCGGAGCAGCCAGCATCCCGGCGACAATCATTGAAGCGGTCGCCATCACCGTCACACGCACGTTGCTACTTTCGCATAGCTGGAAATTAAACTCTCAGTTTTGGAGAATATTACTACGAACGACGCGCCGCTGGTCCCCAGGCCGGCAACATGATGGGATGGCCTCGCCGAATCGATCGTGGACCAGACATTGATAGTGATATTCTCCGAAACTGAGAACATGGCTACCGCCTCGTCAGGTCGGCCAGAAGGAGCGTTCATGTCAGTCTCCCGGGTAAGCGCTGGTGCGGTGGCGATCGCCGCTGCGGCAGTTGTCGGCCTGAGCGCCGCCGCCCCCGCCACCGCCGGCGAGCAGTGGGGTATCAACGGCACCTTTGCCACATCGTCCAACGGCGAATGGGCCAAGATCAACGACCGCTACGAGAACCAGCCATCGGTACGTAGCAACTGGACCATCTCGACCCAGTGCATCTCGCCCACCGAATGCAACGGCACGGTGACCAGCGACGCGGGCTGGTCCGCACCGATCTACACAACGAATGGCCTCTGGTACATCAAGCGTGTCGTCCCCAACTGGCGTTTCTGCGCCGACGGCACCCCGGTCGAGGGTATGCAGGTGTACAAGATCTACCCGGTGGGCTTCGACGGCCACGTGGACCTCGCCTCAAGCGAATACACCGGCGAGGACGTGACCATCGGCCCCAGCGGCTCGTGCGGGCGCAATCAGTGGCCAACCGTCCGGATGCCGTTCTACATGCGGCCTGCCTAGCCGAAAACCGAAGAGAGACAAAAGGACTGGCCCCGGACGATTGCCCGGGGCCAGTTCTTTTCGTATCGCGCTAGGTCGGCATCAGGTCCTGCCACGTCTTGGGCGTGGACACCAGATCCGTCTGCTTGTATAGATTGCCGTCACTGCCCATGTACTCCCCCGTGCGCGGGTTGTACTTGGCGATAGCCACCGACGGCCCTTGGCCGCCCCCGCCGTTGAACGCGCTCGGCGCCACACCGGGCTGCGCGGGCATCGGAAGCTCAGGAGCATCCGGAAAAACCCCTTGCCCATGCGGGACGGGCGGAACCTCGGTTGCCTGCGGCTGGTCCACCGCAGGCACCGGAACCGCGTTGGGATCGCCTGGGGGTGGCGGCGGTACACCGGGCACCGGAGGCTCCAGGTACATCGGCTGGCCCGGGAGCAACGGCCCCGGACCCGTGCCGGCGAAGTTCGGCGCCGGTTGCTGTTCGGGTGCCGCCCCTGGCGGCGGAGCTGTCACCCCCGGCGGCAGCGGGGTGCCGCCGAGCGGCCCGAAGATCTTCTCGTCCGGTAGTACCCGGGTGTCCGGGGGCACGCCCTGGGCGATCAGGCTGGGGTCGAGCGGATACGGGCCGAGTGCGTGCTGGCGCTGGGCGATCGGCTGGAATCCCTTGGGGTCGTTACACAATTCGACCGTGGGAGCGCGCTTGCCCGGATGCCCCATGCACGGGTAGTTCCGCGCGCCGCGGACACCGATCGGGGAATCCTGCGGCAACTTGCAGTAGATGTTGTCCGGCGTGTCGATCACGGTGGTATCGGCCGGGGAGCGCCATGCCGACGGCGGCAGGAACCCCACCGTGCAGGTCGGCGGATCACCCAGGCCGAGCGAGAAGTCAGCCATCGGCAGGCCGCTCGTATTGTTGGTCGGCGCGTAGGTCTGCAGCTGAGCGACGTACGGCGGCAACAACACCAACAGCTGCTCGATCGACGGGTTGTAGGTGACGGCGATCTGGCCGAACGTGGTCAGATTCGCCAACAGGATCGGCAAGGTCGGCTTGATCTGCTCGAGCAGCTTGGTGGTCTCCTGGGCGAAACCCGGACCGTTGCGCAGCAGCGAGCGGATCTCGGGATCGTTGTCGGCCGCCTGCCCGGTGATGCCGGCCAAGCTCGCCGCCCAGGTCTTGATCGAATCGGTGGTCTGGGCTTGCGCATCGAGGAACGGCTTGGAGTCGTCGATCAGCGCACGCGTCTGGTCGGAAACGGCGTTGGACTCCCTGGTGA includes these proteins:
- a CDS encoding MCE family protein, translating into MLTRFIRTQLILFTVASVVGVAVMLFAYMQLPTLLGIGRITVKMELPATGGLYQFSNVTYRGSQIGKVTSVELTEKGAEATLSLDRSPKVPADLAAEVRSMSAVGEQYVELLPRTNSGPYLDNGSVIAVSNTKIPQQVGPMLDQLSALVDTIPKDKLSQLLDESYNAFNGTGYDFGSLLDSASTITRESNAVSDQTRALIDDSKPFLDAQAQTTDSIKTWAASLAGITGQAADNDPEIRSLLRNGPGFAQETTKLLEQIKPTLPILLANLTTFGQIAVTYNPSIEQLLVLLPPYVAQLQTYAPTNNTSGLPMADFSLGLGDPPTCTVGFLPPSAWRSPADTTVIDTPDNIYCKLPQDSPIGVRGARNYPCMGHPGKRAPTVELCNDPKGFQPIAQRQHALGPYPLDPSLIAQGVPPDTRVLPDEKIFGPLGGTPLPPGVTAPPPGAAPEQQPAPNFAGTGPGPLLPGQPMYLEPPVPGVPPPPPGDPNAVPVPAVDQPQATEVPPVPHGQGVFPDAPELPMPAQPGVAPSAFNGGGGQGPSVAIAKYNPRTGEYMGSDGNLYKQTDLVSTPKTWQDLMPT
- a CDS encoding cytochrome P450, translating into MSDSGTTNYDTVDYFTDQSLVPDPHPYFDHLRSKCPVVKEPNYGVLAITGFEEATTVLKDTELFSSCIAVAGPFPPLPFTPEGSDITEQIAEHRPQMPMFEHMVTMDPPDHTNARSLLNRLLTPRRLKENEDFMWRLADQCLDDFIADGKCEFLSAYAKPFSLLVIADMLGVPEEDHEEFRTVLGAPRPGAQVGSLDGDLVSSNPLEWLDEKFISYLEDRRKEPRDDVLTALATANYPDGSVPPVIEVVRSATFLFAAGQETTTKLLSASLRVLGDRPDIQQALRDDRSRIPTFVEEALRMDAPVKSQFRLAKKDTKLGDVDVPAGTTLMVCPGAVNRDPVRFEDPHTFSLDRKNVREHIAFGRGVHSCPGGPLARVEGRVSLERILDRMAEIGIDEEFHGPADDRRYNYEPTFILRGLTDLHITFKPVR